One genomic segment of Primulina tabacum isolate GXHZ01 chromosome 9, ASM2559414v2, whole genome shotgun sequence includes these proteins:
- the LOC142555291 gene encoding uncharacterized protein LOC142555291: protein MRNKINVDTIHRFLKHRGFNKSYTSSIFCLYMRNLPTPANKIFGLYRSFSTFGTRRISLKPIIHFDSLTSFRYLNATSSVEEETRPTSVGAFEDSNGEVEPMDLWEEEDEVEPKVGDGGDGGGVVLENCPWGERVLSIAQSVLERLGEDMELYAFKTSPRGYIYVRLDKLSHEYGCPSMEEIKSFSREYKAELDEVGSTGDIPDDLALEVSSPGAERLLKVPDDLLRFRDLPMVVSYIEYPDTSSLEKSGVYFLDSIEAESGCCIWKLADVKENSEPSAKGRPLNRKQKEWRLKQPYHAIKQVTLYVSH from the exons ATGAGAAATAAAATCAATGTTGATACGATTCACCGCTTCTTAAAACACAGAGGTTTCAACAAATCTTACACTTCTTCAATCTTCTGTCTTTACATGCGTAATCTTCCAACGCCAGCGAACAAAATATTTGGCCTTTATCGTTCTTTTTCCACCTTCGGAACTCGAAGGATTTCTCTTAAACCCATAATCCATTTCGATTCTTTGACCTCCTTTCGATATTTGAATGCTACTTCTTCCGTCGAGGAGGAAACCAGACCAACCTCAGTTGGAG CTTTTGAAGATTCTAATGGAGAGGTGGAACCAATGGATCTGTGGGAAGAAGAGGATGAAGTTGAGCCCAAG GTGGGTGATGGCGGCGATGGCGGTGGAGTAGTGCTTGAGAATTGCCCTTGGGGTGAAAGAGTTCTATCTATAGCCCAAAGTGTTCTGGAGCGGTTAGGTGAAGATATGGAGCTCTATGCATTCAAAACTTCTCCTCGAGGGTACATTTATGTGAGACTAGACAAACTTTCACATGA GTATGGGTGCCCTAGTATGGAGGAGATTAAATCGTTCAGTCGTGAATACAAGGCTGAATTGGATGAAGTTGGTTCGACAGGAGATATACCTGATGATTTGGCCCTTGAA GTGTCGAGTCCTGGTGCAGAGCGGCTCCTTAAAGTACCTGATGACTTGTTGAGGTTCAGAGATCTGCCAATGGTGGTAAGCTACATTGAATATCCAGATACCAGCAGCCTGGAAAAGAGTGGTGTATATTTTCTAGACTCCATCGAAGCAGAATCAGGATGCTGCATATGGAAGTTGGCAGATGTAAAGGAAAATAGCGAACCCTCTGCAAAGGGGAGGCCATTGAACCGTAAGCAGAAAGAATGGCGACTAAAGCAACCATATCATGCAATCAAACAAGTAACTCTTTACGTTTCTCACTAG
- the LOC142555292 gene encoding squamosa promoter-binding-like protein 6 produces MESLSYGIEGKGLHVLQLDDARVRSGNQLKRWRTESMEFVEPILPDIMRKLDLSRESSENLGYFTNDGMATTNTLTSFVEFGTRFSTSATKADNQNLVLTSFMDYNLAAQKDGNTYQFDGENSILCSLENSVSAKRARTSNSPSLVPVCQVLDCNKDLSSSKDYHKRHKVCDLHSKSSVVIVDGIQQRFCQQCSRFHLLREFDEDKRSCRKRLAGHNERRRKPQLDTRLGSSYFATDLSRTPFLFPKFLQVGLFGSEPMNRKFGPSLSNSLLHKNAPFSVQEVSGESNSSSALSLLSSQSQNLSTNSADVTVNRPIIFLDNQHSTLLINRNSFESFSNSTLKNFTSSVFKSSNGVDQENFHVVLDASASIGLDIQQDVLSQESKALEGANTVDLLQLSFHLQRVEHQRYSTQVNFEKGHFLHTAAT; encoded by the exons ATGGAATCCTTAAGCTATGGTATCGAGGGGAAAGGCCTGCACGTTTTGCAGCTTGATGATGCTCGAGTGAGGAGTGGAAATCAATTAAAAAGATGGAGAACTGAGAGCATGGAATTCGTCGAACCTATTTTGCCTGATATCATGAGAAAATTAGATCTTAGTCGCGAAAGTTCGGAAAATTTGGGATACTTCACAAATGATGGTATGGCCACTACCAACACATTGACTTCGTTTGTGGAATTTGGCACAAGATTCTCAACTTCTGCTACGAAAGCAGATAATCAAAACTTGGTACTTACCAGTTTTATGGATTACAATTTGGCTGCTCAAAAAGATGGAAACACTTATCAATTTGATGGTGAGAACTCCATCTTGTGTTCTCTGGAGAATTCGGTGTCTGCAAAACGAGCTCGTACATCAAATTCACCGTCTCTGGTTCCTGTTTGTCAAGTTCTTGATTGTAACAAGGATTTGAGTTCTTCAAAGGATTATCACAAAAGGCACAAAGTCTGTGATCTTCACTCGAAATCTTCTGTTGTTATTGTTGATGGTATCCAGCAGAGATTTTGTCAGCAATGCAGTAG GTTTCATTTGCTTCGAGAGTTTGATGAAGATAAACGCAGTTGTCGCAAACGCCTCGCAGGCCACAATGAACGTCGGCGAAAGCCTCAATTGGACACTCGCTTGG GTTCCTCGTATTTTGCAACGGATTTATCAAGAACACCATTTCTTTTTCCAAAATTCCTTCAAGTTGGTTTATTTGGTAGTGAGCCAATGAACCGCAAATTTGGTCCTTCACTTTCAAACTCTCTTCTCCATAAGAATGCGCCATTCTCAGTTCAAGAAGTATCTGGAGAGTCAAACTCCAGCAGCGCTCTCTCTCTTCTGTCATCTCAATCACAGAACTTATCGACAAACTCAGCGGACGTAACCGTGAATCGTCCTATAATTTTTCTGGATAATCAGCATTCAACACTTCTTATCAACCGTAATTCTTTTGAATCCTTCAGCAATAGTACGTTAAAGAATTTTACATCCAGTGTTTTCAAGTCATCTAATGGAGTTGACCAAGAAAATTTCCATGTGGTTCTGGATGCCAGTGCCTCTATTGGTTTAGATATTCAACAAGATGTACTTTCGCAAGAATCAAAAGCTCTTGAAGGTGCAAACACTGTTGATTTACTGCAATTGTCATTTCATCTGCAAAGAGTAGAACATCAGAGATATTCGACCCAAGTGAATTTCGAAAAGGGTCACTTCCTCCACACTGCTGCCACTTGA